The genomic segment ATACCGATATCCAGGCGGTTGAAGATTTCCAGCACCTGGAGCAGGAATTCATTCTGGGGCGGGTTGCCCACGGCGAACAGCACCCGCGTTTCCGGGTGGTCTTCGCGCACCACCTCTCTGATGTCCAGAAACAGGCCGCCCGCAGCGTTGCCGCGTTCAAAGAGCCAGATCAGCCAGGCCAGCCGCGACGGCGGCGTCATACGGACAAAATCCTCGTCATTGAGCCAGAGTATCTTCAGCAGGTGGTCGAGCTTTTTCGGGTCGAACTCCGGAAAGGAACAGCGCAACTCGGCGCGGATCTTGCGGGTCAGCGCGAGGGGAATCGCCACCTGCCGGCTCAGGTCGATCTCGTGGTTCTGGCGGCGGTCGAACTCGAAACGCTGCACCTCCAGTTCATGCTCCATGCCGGGCATGGGCGCGTTGGAGTGGGAGAACATGGCATAGGAAATCTCCTGCTCTCCCACCCGGCGCAAGGTCTCGTAGAGGGAGCCGGGCTGATTGACGCAGGCGATCACCAGGCGTTTCTCCCGGTCCGTCAGGATCAGGCTGCGGTTGTCGCGCAGGCGGCCCATCTCGCGGGCCAGCAGTGTCAACGCCTCTTGCTCGTCGGCCATGGCTTGAAAGAAGTAGGGGCTCATGTGCCGCTGGAGCCAATCGGCATTTTGCACGGTGATTTCCCGCTCGGCCCTGGCCGAACGGCGGATAACGGAAGGAAGGTTCATCGGATTGCTCCTGGCGTGTGGGATGGTGGTCCGTGCCCCATAGTATACCGTCTCTCCGCCGCTCCGCAATGCCTTGCCCGCAATTTGCCGCGGCAATCCTTTGCTTGACCGCGCCCGGTCAAATTGCTATAGTCAAACACCGTTGTTTTATTCTGTTGTAATCGCCAGGAACCCAGCATCGACAAGGGGTTGGCGGGATTCTGGCCGGGAGCGGCGCATGGCGTTGGAGCGTGGTTGCATACAGGTGTACACCGGCAACGGCAAGGGGAAGACCACCGCGGCTCTCGGTCTGGCCCTGCGGGCCGTCGGCCGCGGGCTCAAGGTGTGCGTCTTCCAGTTCATCAAAGGGGGCGGCCCCTACGGTGAGCACCTGATCGCCGGCAATCTGGCCCCATTGTTCACCATCATCCAGACCGGACGGCCCGGCTGGGTCAATACCAAGGACATCACCAAGGACCGCCAGGTGGCCCAGGAAGCCTTGGAACGGGCCAAGGGCATCCTCGCCTCGGGCGAGTACGACCTGGTGGTTCTGGACGAGATCAACGGCGCCGTGGGGTTCGGGCTGGTGGATGTGGAACAGGTCCTGGAACTCATCGGCCTCAAGCCGGAAAAGACCGAACTGGTCCTGACTGGCCGCAACGCCCATGAAAAGGTGATCGAAACAGCCGACCTGGTGACCGAGATGCGCGAGATCAAGCATTACTACAAGGCCGGGGTGCCAGCCCGCACGGGAATAGAGATGTGACCACGAATCCGGAAAAAGTCCATCCGGTTCGTTGCGCTCATGATCGCCGCTGCGACGTACCGCACGGGTACGTCTCACTCCTCGCATTTCGCGCGCCTGCCGGCTGGAGCTTTTTGCGGATTCGTTATTGAAACAGGATTGGGCTTATACATTTCATATCGGAGGTACCTTTCATGGCTTCAAGAACATTACGCGTGCTTGTGGGCAAACCGGGGCTGGACGGTCACGACCGGGGGGCGAAGATCATTGCCCGCGCCTTCCGCGACGCCGGTTTCGAGGTCATCTACACCGGCCTGCACCAGACGCCGGAGCAGATCGTCTCGGCCGCCATCCAGGAGGACGTGGACTGCGTCGGCCTGTCGATCCTGTCCGGGGCGCACAACACCCTGCTGCCCCGTATCTGCCAACTCTTCAAGGAGAAGAACGCCGACGACATCAAGGTCTTCGGCGGCGGGGTCATCCCCGAGGACGACATCCCCGGTCTCAAGGCGGCCGGCATCTGCGAGATCTTCACCCCCGGCACCTCCACGGACGACATCGTCTCCTGGGTGAAGGACAACGTGATCCCGCGGGCATAGCCGTCGTCGGTTCTTTGTGTATGAAAAAGCCGCCCTGGATTACCGGGGCGGTTTTTTTGTCGAATGAGTAAAGTTGATGCCGCTTGATGTTGCTGTAAAAGACTATTATAGTCTTATTATGACGCAGCACCGAATCCCCTATCCATGAACGGAGAAAACCATGAAACTCGAAAACAAAACCATTCTGGTAACCGGGTCGAATAGAGGCATCGGCAAGGCCTTGGTTGCAGCGTTGCTCAAACACCCTGTCACGAGAATCTACGCGGCGGCCCGCAAGACCGAAGATCTCCCGGCATTCGGCGATAGCCGCGTGGTGCCGCTGAAGCTGGACATTACCGACCTGGACCTCGTCAAAAAGGCTGCCGGTCTGGCGCAGGATGTGGATCTGCTCATCAACAACGCCGGTGTCGCCACCTTTTCGTCCGTTGTTACCAGTGAACCGGACGCGCTGAAACACGATATGGAGGTGAATTATCTGGGCACGCTCAACGTGGTCCGCTCCTTTGCGCCGGTACTGGAGAAGCGGGGCGGCGGCGCCATTGCCAATGTCATCTCCGTTGTCGGCCTCGCAAACATGGCCGCCGCAGGCGGTTACAGCGCTTCAAAGGCGGCGCTCTTTTCCGCGACCCAGGCCATGCGCGCCGAATTGAAGGCCAAAGGCATTTCCGTGCACGGCATCTTCCCCGGTCCGATCGATACCGACATGGCCCGCGACTTCGACATGCCCAAAACCGGCGCCCAGGAAACGGCGGAGAACATCATCAAAGGTCTCCTTGCGGATCAGGAGGATATCTTTCCCGATCCCATGTCCGCGCAGGTGGGCGAGTTGTGGGCGAAAGACCCGAAAGGCCTTGAGCGCCAGTTTTCAGGCATGTAATTGGGGGCTGGTTCATACACAACAAAACCGCCCAGGATCACCGGGGCGGTTTTGTTGTTCGAATGGACAAAGGTTGTGTCAGGCCGCTTTGCGGGCAAGGCCCTCCGCGATGTAGGTTGCGGCAAGGGTGTTGATGCTACCCCGCAGTCTTACTTTGCCTTCGTCTATTTTTGCACACTTATCTCAAACACCGCCCGTTTGTCTTCTGGAACACTCAGGATGTCATTGGTAGCTTGTGTGATGCCGAGTTCATTTTCCCAGATGTAGGGCGGTGGCGAATATTGTTTTCCGGTTACAGGTTTCACTGCATTGGGGTCCGATGTAATTGACCTAAGCGTATTTGCACTTGATGAAATGGCTGGCCGGTGAGCGGGTATAGAGAACGCACGTCCGCTTATTGCTGGAGTGGACTGACTGCTGGGTGGA from the Oryzomonas sagensis genome contains:
- the cobO gene encoding cob(I)yrinic acid a,c-diamide adenosyltransferase; this encodes MALERGCIQVYTGNGKGKTTAALGLALRAVGRGLKVCVFQFIKGGGPYGEHLIAGNLAPLFTIIQTGRPGWVNTKDITKDRQVAQEALERAKGILASGEYDLVVLDEINGAVGFGLVDVEQVLELIGLKPEKTELVLTGRNAHEKVIETADLVTEMREIKHYYKAGVPARTGIEM
- a CDS encoding cobalamin B12-binding domain-containing protein; its protein translation is MASRTLRVLVGKPGLDGHDRGAKIIARAFRDAGFEVIYTGLHQTPEQIVSAAIQEDVDCVGLSILSGAHNTLLPRICQLFKEKNADDIKVFGGGVIPEDDIPGLKAAGICEIFTPGTSTDDIVSWVKDNVIPRA
- a CDS encoding SDR family oxidoreductase: MKLENKTILVTGSNRGIGKALVAALLKHPVTRIYAAARKTEDLPAFGDSRVVPLKLDITDLDLVKKAAGLAQDVDLLINNAGVATFSSVVTSEPDALKHDMEVNYLGTLNVVRSFAPVLEKRGGGAIANVISVVGLANMAAAGGYSASKAALFSATQAMRAELKAKGISVHGIFPGPIDTDMARDFDMPKTGAQETAENIIKGLLADQEDIFPDPMSAQVGELWAKDPKGLERQFSGM